The Candidatus Deferrimicrobiaceae bacterium DNA window TTGCAGAATACGCATGCTTCGGCCACCTCCGCGGCGTCCTCCGCGCGCGGGCTCACCGCGAGATACCCGATCCTCTCCCCGGGGATGTTGAGGTCCTTCGAGTGGGAGTAGGCGATGAGGGTGTTCCGCAGGGAGGCCGCGGGAGGAAAAAAGGAGAACCCGGGGTAGACGATCTTCCGGTACGGTTCGTCGGACAGGACGTAGACGGGGGCCCCCGTGCGTCTCTCCCGTTCGGCGAGCGTCGCGTCGAGCGCGACCAGGGCATCCCGCGGATAGACCGCCCCCGCAGGATTGTTCGGCGTGTTGAGGATGACGGCCTTCGTCCGGTCGGAAAGCGCGGCCCGGATCGCCCCCATGTCCAGCTGGAAGTCCTCCGCGGACTCCGCCACGACCGGGATGCCGCCGGCGTTGCGGATGTAGGAGAGATATTCCACGAAGTACGGGGCGATGACGAGCACCTCGTCTCCCGGGGAGAGGATCGCGCGAAGCGCCACGTTCAGCGCGCCCGCCGCTCCCGTGCTCATGATCACATGGTCGAGCGCGAAGGGGAGGCCGGTCGTACGATGGAGGGAGTCCGCGATCGTTTTCCGCACGTCGGGGAACCCCGCGTTCGGCATATACCGGTGCAGGTCGGGGGGCGGGAAGGACGCAAGCCGCAGGATCTCCTTCGCGAGTTCGTCGGGAGGCTCGCCGTACGGGTTTCCCAGGCTGAAATCGAAGACGTTGTCCTGCCCCTTCGCGGCCTTCAGCAGGGCGCCCTCCTCGAACATCTTCCGGATCCAGGATCCCTGCCGGATCGCATCGCGGACCCCGGGGGATATCGGCATGGCTTCTCCTCGCTGTGTCGCCCGTTCCCGGCACGGGCCGGGACAATTCACCATACGGCAACGCCTGCGGTCTTTTCAAGGAGAACGGGACGTTTCGGAGCGGACACTCCCCCCGGGAAACGCAAACGTAGTAGATTAATGGGGGGAAAGATAGGATCCGCAGGAAAAAAACCCGGGAATGGGGGAGATATGGGAAAAACGCTTCGTTTCGTTCGAGTCGTTCTTCTGCTTGCCGCGATCGCCGGGGTATCCGGCTGCGTGACCGGAAAGGTCCTCACCCTGCCGGGGGATCTCGCGCGCCACGGGCAAAAGGGACCCGCGCGGGGAACCGAGGGGCCTCCGGCGGTTGCCGTGCTCGATTTCACCTTCGCGGGCGCCCCCTCCTACGAGATCGGGCGCGATTTCGACCATGCCCGCCCGATCGTATGGAAGAGGGATCCCGGGAAGGGGATGTCGGACCTCGTGGCCGATGTCCTGAACGGGTCGGGAGTGCGCGCCGTGCGCGTATCCTCCGCGGCGGCGGTTCCCGGGGACGCGGTCGCGACGGTGTGGGGAAGCGTCGACCGGTTCCGCGTCGATGCGAGAAAAACCGGTTCCCTGAAAATGAAGGTCGAGTCGGCGGCGTCCGTATCCGTGACGGTGTACGCGTCGGGAGGGAACGCCCCGCCGGGGTGGAACAGCGTCGTCGGCTCCGAGAACTGGACGACGGAACCCCTTTTCGTCACGCCCGAGGGGGTCCAGGACGCGCTCAACGGCGCGGCCAACGCGGTGGCCCAGGAGGTGGTCCGCAGGCTGGCGGCGGCCGGCGTGATCCTGCTGCCTCCCGCACCTGCCGGCCTTCCGGGAGGAGAACCGACCGCCGGAGCGGGGAAGGAGCGAAAGTGATCGTTCGACGTCGGGATGCGTGACGGATGGGCTTTTCCTGGACGGACCGGATGGAGGATGTTTCCGCGCAGGAGTGGGATTTCGTCCTCGGACGCTCCTTCCGTCCCACTCCCTTCCTCTCCCGCCACTTCCTCGTCCCCTGGGCGAAAACGTTCGCCGCCGGCCACCGGAAACGCGCATACCGGTGGGACCGGAACGGCGAACCCTCCGGATTCCTGTTTCTCTGCCTGTGCGAAAGCGGGAAGGGATGGGAATTTCTCGGGGGAGAGCAGGTCTCCGACTCGCTGGACGCCCTCGTGGTGTCCGGCCGGGAGACGGAGTTCTGGTCCGAATTCCTCCTCTCTTCGCGGGATCTTTTTTCGGCCGGCCCCCTCTTCCTGCCGAATCTTGTCGAGGAATCCCCCTCGATCTCTTGCCTCCCCCGGGTGTGCGCAGATCTCGGCTTCTCCTTTCTCCGGGAGGAGATGGACCAATCCCCGTTTATCCCTCTTCCCTCCTCCTTCGAAGAATACCTTCTGGCCCTGGGGAAGAAGGAGCGGCACGAACTGCGAAGGAAGATCCGGAAAGCGGAGGAGACGACGCCGGGGTTGTCCTTCCGCGTGACCCGGACGAGGGAGGAGTTCGAACGGGACTTTCCGTCGTTTCTCTCCCTTCACCGGAAGAGCTCCTCGGACAAAGCGGTGTTCATGGACGACCGGATGGAGGGGTTCTTCCGCGAGATGGCCGAAGGGTTCCTGTCCGCCGATCGTCTGCGTCTCGCGTTCCTCTCCGGGAAAAGCGGAGATCTGGCGTCCGCGTTCCAGATCGGGTGGAACGGCGCCCTCCTCCTCTACAATTCCGGGTACGACCCGGATCACCGGGAGGCAAGTCCCGGGATGGTGCTCCTGGCCCGCTGCATCGAGGACGGGATCCGGAACGGATTCCGGGAATACGATTTCCTCCGCGGGAGGGAACGGTACAAGTACGACCTCGGCGGGAGGAACCGGTCCGTCTACAGGGGGATCGTCCGCGTTTCGTGAGACACGTCCTCTTCTCCTATCATACCTGTCCCCTGGAAGAGCCCGGCACCGGCCTGGCGGGCGGGATGAACGTCTTTCTGCGCGGTCTCCTTCCCGGCCTCGCCCGGCACGGGATCGAAACGGACGTCCTGACGAGGGGGAGGGGGGACGCGGTGGAGATCACCCGGCCTTATGAGGGGGTCCGCGTGGTCCACATCCCGTGCGGCTTTCCGGAGCCGGCCACCCGGGAGGCGGCATTCCGGGCGCTCCCCCGGTTCATCGAAAATGCCCGGGAGATTCTCCGGGCCCGGCGGACGCCCCCCGACGCGCTGTCGGCGCACTACTGGATGTCGGGTGTGGCGGCCAAAGACGCGGGAACGGGGGAGCGCTCGCCGGGCCTGGTGTTCGCGTTCCACACCGTGGAGGCCCGCAAGCCGAAGCCCCCGGGATACCGGCCCGACGCGCTCTCGGTCGCGAGGAGGGCCGCCGAGGGACGGCTCGCCCGGCAGGCTTGCCGGGTGGTGTTCCTGTCGGACCACGATTTCGAGGCGACGAAGGTCTCCCTTCCCGAGGTGGCCGGCAAAGGGGTGGTGATCATGCCGGGGGTGGAAGACTCGTTTCGCCGGCCGCCTCCGAAGGAAGAGGGGAGGAGGGCGTACGGCATCCCTCCCGGCGCATTTCTCTTCCTGCTCGCCGCACGCTCCGACCCGGGGAAGAAGATCCCCGCCGCGATCGAGGCGTTTCTCGCCCAGCGAGAGAAGGGGGGCGGGGAGGCGGTTCTGCTCGTCGCCGGGCAGAGACCCCGCGAGGGCGATGCTCCCGGGGGGGTGATCTTCGCCGGCCCGGTTCCCCACGCGAGGATGCCCGCCTTGTTTTCCGCGGCGGACGCGGTGCTTGGCCCCTCGGAGTACGAATCCTTCGGCCTCGTCCCCCTGGAGGCGATGGCCGCCGGGGTGCCCGTGATCGTTCCCCGCGACGGCTACTGGGGGGAAACGGTCCTCCGCGAGGGGGGAGGGGCGGCATATGCGCCGGGAAGCCCTGCGGGGCTCGCCGAGGCGATGGAGCGGATCCGGAGGGACGGCGGTGCAAGGGCGCGGATGGCGAGGGAGGGGAAGAAGGTCGCGGCGCGGTTCACGTGGGAGAGGTGCACGGAGTCGTGGGCGCGACTTCTTTCGTCCTCCGCCACGCGCGATAATCGGCGATGAACTCCTCCAGCTCCCGCCTCGCGTCGTCGTCCGTCATCTGCACCGCCGGGTGCTTCATGTAGTAGGCGGAGGGGGCCGTGAGCGGTCCCGCGAGCCCCATCTCCCGGCCGAGCCGGCAGAACCGGATGGCGTCGACACCGACGCCGGCGCTGTTCGGGGAGTCGGTCACCGAGAGCCGGAGTTCCACCTCGATCGGAAGACCCCCGAACCCTTCCCCCTCGATCCGCAGAAAACACAGCTTGTTGTCCTTCTGCCAGGGGACGTAGTCCGAAGGGCCGATGTGGATCTGGTCCTCCGCGATCCGGTGGGTGAGCACCGAGGTCACCGCCTCGGTCTTCGAGATCTTCTTGGACTTGAGCCGGTTCCGGCTCAGCATGTTCAGGAAATCGGTGTTCCCGCCCGTGTTCAGCTGGTAGGATCTGCGGACCTGGATTCCCCGTTCCGAGAAGAGGCGGGCGAGGGCCCGGTGGACGATCGTGGCGCCGAGCTGCGACTTGATATCGTCCCCGATGATCGGAATCCCGCGGCTCCGGAACCTGGCGGCCCACTCCGGGTCGGAGGCGATGAACACCGGGATGCAGTTCACCATGCTTACGCCCGCGGAAAGGCAGATCTCCGCGTAGAACTTCGTGGCCTCGTCCGATCCGACGGGAAGGTAGTTGACCAGGATTTCCGCGCCCGAATCCCGAAGGACCGCCTCCACATCGCACGGAGCCTCCTTCGAAGGGACGAAGGTCCGGTCCTCGGGGTACTCCTGCATGTGGGCGGCGACGCCGTCCAGAACCGGCCCCATCCGCACGATGGGCCCGCCGTCGGGGATTTCATCGACGAATTTCGGGGTGCAGTTCGGCGGGGAGAAGATCGCCCTTCCCACGGGGAGGCCCACCTTCCTTCGATCGACATCGAAGGCGGCGACGACCTCGATGTCCCCGGGCCGGTAACCGCCGATATCCAGGTTGATCAGGCCGGCGATGTCGGTCCCGGGGGACTCTCCCGCGTTCCGGTAATACTCGATCCCCTGCAGCAGCGCGCTTGCACAGTTCCCGACGCCGGCCACAGCCACGCGAATCCTATGCATTTCCCCCGCTCCCTCGGTTGGTTTCTTTTCTTGCGCGCTTCTTCGATTCCCCGGACGCGGAATCGGTTTCACCGGAAAGAGGAAGGATCTCCCCGCACTTCCAGCAGCGCGGGGGGATATCCCGCACCATCCGCCGCTCCTCCGACACGAAATTCTGCGACGAACAGGCGGGGCAGTCCAGGATCATGCGCGCCATTTTACCCTTTTTCCTGACCGTTTGACAAAATCGAATCCACGCATATAAGATGTGCCCATGCAAATCGAAAAGGGAATCGACAAGGAAGAAAAGAAGATCTGCGTGATGATCCTCGACAAGCCGGGGTACATGGGCAAGGTCGCCACGGCCATCGGGAAAGCGGGCGGGAGCATGGGCGACATCAAGCTCGTCAGCTTCGGCCTCGAGTACAACACCCGCGACATCACCGTGTTCGTGGACGACGAGGCCCACCTCGAGGCGGTTCTCGAGGAGGTCGGAAAGGTCGAAGGCGCCATCATCTCCGACATCATCGACCCCGTCCTCGAGTTGCACCGCGGCGGGAAGATCCGCGTCAAGGCGACCATGGAGATCGAAGGCATATCGACGATCCGGAAGATCTACACCCCCGGCGTCGCGAAGGTGTGCAAGGTCATCCGCGAAAACCCCCAGAAGGCCTACGATTACACGGCGATCTACAATACGGTCGCGATCGTCACCAACGGGACGGCCATCCTCGGACTCGGGGACATCGGGGCGGTGGCGGGGATGCCCGTCATGGAAGGGAAGGCGGCCCTGTTCGACGTGCTCGTCGGAGTGAACGGCGTTCCGATCCTCATCCAGTCGAAGGACCCGGAGGAGATCATCCGGACCGTCGCGGCCATCGCCCCCACGTTCGGCGCCATCAAGCTCGAGGACATCAAGGCGCCCGAGTGCTTCGAGGTCGAGGACCGGCTTTCCGCGATGCTCGACATTCCGGTGATGCACGACGACCAGCACGGCACGTCGGTCGTCGTCCTGGCGGCCCTTCTCAACGCAAGCAAATACGTCGGGATGATGGTCAAGAACGACATCGTCGGGCTGGTGGGCCTCGGCGCGGCGGGGATGGGGATCTCGAAGCTTCTCAAGGCGTACGGGGTCCGGAAGCTGCTGGGGACCGACATCAACCAGACGGCGATCGATATCTTCGCGAAGGTCGGGGGGATGCCGGTATCGCTTCCGGAGGTCATGAGCCAGTCCGACATCGTCATCTGCACGACCGGCGTGGCGGGCCTCATCAAGAAGGAAATGGTCAAGAAGGGGCAGGTGATCCTGGCCCTGACCAACCCCAGCCCGGAGATATCCACCGAGGACGCGCGCGCGGGGGGCGCGGCGTTCGCGGCCGACGGACGGGGGGTGAACAACGCCCTTGCCTTCCCCGGCGTGTTCCGGGGAGCGCTCGACGCGAGGGCCCGCAAGATCAACAACCGGATGAAGATCGCGGCGGCCAAGGTCATCGGATCGTTCGCCACCGAGGGGGAACTGGTCCCGTCCATCCTGGACATGGAGATGCACCGGGCGGTTGCCGAAGCCGTGCAGCGGGCGGCGTTCGAATCCGGAGTGGCCAGAACGACCGGGGAGGAGCTGGAGGAGACGTAAGCCCCGAGGAGAAGGGGATGATTCTCGGCAATTTCCGCATGGTCCCCCTCGGCAAGGGGGAGTTCCAGGGGCGTTGATGGATGCCTCCTGGGTCCG harbors:
- a CDS encoding malic enzyme-like NAD(P)-binding protein encodes the protein MQIEKGIDKEEKKICVMILDKPGYMGKVATAIGKAGGSMGDIKLVSFGLEYNTRDITVFVDDEAHLEAVLEEVGKVEGAIISDIIDPVLELHRGGKIRVKATMEIEGISTIRKIYTPGVAKVCKVIRENPQKAYDYTAIYNTVAIVTNGTAILGLGDIGAVAGMPVMEGKAALFDVLVGVNGVPILIQSKDPEEIIRTVAAIAPTFGAIKLEDIKAPECFEVEDRLSAMLDIPVMHDDQHGTSVVVLAALLNASKYVGMMVKNDIVGLVGLGAAGMGISKLLKAYGVRKLLGTDINQTAIDIFAKVGGMPVSLPEVMSQSDIVICTTGVAGLIKKEMVKKGQVILALTNPSPEISTEDARAGGAAFAADGRGVNNALAFPGVFRGALDARARKINNRMKIAAAKVIGSFATEGELVPSILDMEMHRAVAEAVQRAAFESGVARTTGEELEET
- a CDS encoding GNAT family N-acetyltransferase; amino-acid sequence: MGFSWTDRMEDVSAQEWDFVLGRSFRPTPFLSRHFLVPWAKTFAAGHRKRAYRWDRNGEPSGFLFLCLCESGKGWEFLGGEQVSDSLDALVVSGRETEFWSEFLLSSRDLFSAGPLFLPNLVEESPSISCLPRVCADLGFSFLREEMDQSPFIPLPSSFEEYLLALGKKERHELRRKIRKAEETTPGLSFRVTRTREEFERDFPSFLSLHRKSSSDKAVFMDDRMEGFFREMAEGFLSADRLRLAFLSGKSGDLASAFQIGWNGALLLYNSGYDPDHREASPGMVLLARCIEDGIRNGFREYDFLRGRERYKYDLGGRNRSVYRGIVRVS
- a CDS encoding inositol-3-phosphate synthase; translated protein: MHRIRVAVAGVGNCASALLQGIEYYRNAGESPGTDIAGLINLDIGGYRPGDIEVVAAFDVDRRKVGLPVGRAIFSPPNCTPKFVDEIPDGGPIVRMGPVLDGVAAHMQEYPEDRTFVPSKEAPCDVEAVLRDSGAEILVNYLPVGSDEATKFYAEICLSAGVSMVNCIPVFIASDPEWAARFRSRGIPIIGDDIKSQLGATIVHRALARLFSERGIQVRRSYQLNTGGNTDFLNMLSRNRLKSKKISKTEAVTSVLTHRIAEDQIHIGPSDYVPWQKDNKLCFLRIEGEGFGGLPIEVELRLSVTDSPNSAGVGVDAIRFCRLGREMGLAGPLTAPSAYYMKHPAVQMTDDDARRELEEFIADYRAWRRTKEVAPTTPCTSPT
- a CDS encoding glycosyltransferase, whose product is MRHVLFSYHTCPLEEPGTGLAGGMNVFLRGLLPGLARHGIETDVLTRGRGDAVEITRPYEGVRVVHIPCGFPEPATREAAFRALPRFIENAREILRARRTPPDALSAHYWMSGVAAKDAGTGERSPGLVFAFHTVEARKPKPPGYRPDALSVARRAAEGRLARQACRVVFLSDHDFEATKVSLPEVAGKGVVIMPGVEDSFRRPPPKEEGRRAYGIPPGAFLFLLAARSDPGKKIPAAIEAFLAQREKGGGEAVLLVAGQRPREGDAPGGVIFAGPVPHARMPALFSAADAVLGPSEYESFGLVPLEAMAAGVPVIVPRDGYWGETVLREGGGAAYAPGSPAGLAEAMERIRRDGGARARMAREGKKVAARFTWERCTESWARLLSSSATRDNRR
- a CDS encoding pyridoxal phosphate-dependent aminotransferase, with the protein product MPISPGVRDAIRQGSWIRKMFEEGALLKAAKGQDNVFDFSLGNPYGEPPDELAKEILRLASFPPPDLHRYMPNAGFPDVRKTIADSLHRTTGLPFALDHVIMSTGAAGALNVALRAILSPGDEVLVIAPYFVEYLSYIRNAGGIPVVAESAEDFQLDMGAIRAALSDRTKAVILNTPNNPAGAVYPRDALVALDATLAERERRTGAPVYVLSDEPYRKIVYPGFSFFPPAASLRNTLIAYSHSKDLNIPGERIGYLAVSPRAEDAAEVAEACVFCNRVLGFVNAPSLMQRAVAVAQDLAPDLSVYQANRDALVATLSAAGFPVVPPGGAFYLFPRSPSPDEMEFVAAAREENLLVVPGRGFGREGHFRIAYCVSPDTVTRSLPSWERLGRKFFPGHRQGAAR